TACACTTTTGTATATGCCTTGTGCGGCGGCATTTGCGGCGGCAAAAAGAGAAATAGGTTCTTTTAAAGGGGCAATATTCACTGCAATGTACCAAACGGGAATAGCATATGTAATGGCATTTATAGTTTATAACATCGCGAAATTAATTTTATAGAATATATTAAAAAGGAGATGAAATGAATAAATTTTATCTCTTTTTTTATTGTTTGTTAGGGGCACTACGCCTCACTGCGTGAGATACCGCGCCCCTAATAAACTCTTTATATCTTAATTTGTTTAATAATGCGAATTTATTATTCTTTAATCTTTTTTATTCAAAATTATTACGCTTTTTATCAAACAATAAAATAATCTATAAAAGTTTTAAAAACAGTAAAAACACCTAAAAAAACTATAAAAAGGTGTACTTTTTGTAACTTGGATAAAAAATCTGTAATATATGGATTTTATTACAAATAATCTTTTATATGTAATAATAATATATCAATATATGTGATTTCTAATATTATTACAATACATTTTAAATATAACATAAATGTCACAAAAAGTACGATTATTGATATTATTGTCGAAAAATAAAGGGGAGTTAGAAATGAAGAGCAAGAGACTTTTAGCGGTAATGCTGAGCGGGTTTATGGTGTTAGGAAGCATGACACCTGTGTTTGCCGAAGAAGTAAAGAATGAAAACACGAATGATAATGCTGTAGTAAGCGAAGAACAACAGGTAACTGACGTAAATAACAGTGAGGAAGTCAAAGATAACGAAAAAGCTGTTATAACAAATAAAGATAAAACCGCAGAAGATGAAAAGAAATCTGATGAAAGTACTTCTTCAAATGAGACTTCAAAATCTGTTAAGTCGACTTCAAAGACAGCCAAAGCTGTTGTAGAAAATAAAACAGATGAAACAACCGGACTTGAGTTCAGTTATGATGAGGATACAAATAAAGCTACGATTACCGGTATCGGGTCTTTTTCCGGTGATGTCCTTGAAATCCCAAAGAAGGTAAAGGCTTCCGATACGGGAGAATATGAAGTAACGGCTATAGGTGAAGCGGCTTTCTCTGGCGAAAGTCTTACAAGTGTTGAAATCCCGAATAACGTTATATCTATAGGGGCGTCTGCATTTAATAATTGTACAAGCTTAACTGCATGTACTTTTGAAAAAGGCAGCAAGTTAACATCTATATCTATTTACACATTTTATAATTGTAACAAACTGGAAGAAATTATTATACCAAATTCAGTGATGGGAATATCATACTATGCTTTTTCATTGTGTTCATCATTAACTAAATGTATTTTTGAAAAAGATAGTTCTTTAAGGGCTATAACTGAACATGCATTTGAAGGTTCGGGGCTAAAAAGTATTGAAATACCTAAGTCTGTTATATCACTAGAGTCTAATGTATTTAAAGATTGTACAGACTTGACTTCATGTACATTTGAAAACGGAATTAATTTAACTGAAATTAAAGAAAGCACATTTGAAAATTCGGGACTTAATAGTTTTAAAATACCGAAAACTGTTGAGACGATTCAGAGTGATGTCTTTAAGGACTGTACTAATTTAACTTCTATTGACAGTGAAGAGGGAAGTGTTTTGAAAGATATATATGACTGTGTATGTGGAGATACAAATTTAAAGACTATAAGACTTACAAGTGATATTCTTAATGCTGTAAATATCGGATATTTAAATGACACTGGTGACTTTATTCATGGGGTGAAATTTATCGGACACAGCGGGAATATTGATGATGATCCCAGTCCATTATATAGATGGTTTAGGTCAGGGAAAGATGATGGTGACGGTTCATGGGAATTTTCAAGCGAAGGTGTATGTCACGGAACCAGCGAAGTTACCGAAACTAAGGTCGAGCCTACGTGTGCAAACGCGGGAAGCATCACTTACTCTGCGGGAACTTGTGCATGCGGGAATGAAGTAAGCGATGAAGTTACATTAGAAATTCCTGCAACGGGAAATCATACATTTGATAAAACTGTGGTAGATAAAACTGCAACTTGTTCCGAAAAGGGTAAAGAGCATAAAATATGCAGTGTATGCAATGATATCGACTATGATTCATATAAGGATATAGATATGATACCTCATATATTTGATAAAACAGTCGTTGATAAAGCTGCAACATGTGCTGAAGAAGGAAGCAATCATGTGGAATGCAGTGTATGTAACACTAAAAAAGAAAACTCAGATGAAACGATAGGAGTTATCCCTCATAAATTTGATAAAGAAGTGGTAGACAAAGAAGCTACATATACAGAAGAAGGAAGTAAGCATACGGAATGCAGGGTTTGCGGGACTAAAAAAGAAGGTTCTGATGTCGTTATCCAAAAATTAGTTAAAAAGGATGAAAGTAATAACAATAATAACAACGGTGACTCCACATCAAATGGAAGTACCGTTACAAATACAGGAAGTGATAAGACATCTGTAAATAATCCTCAGACTTCTGATGAAATGAATATGGTTTTATACGTCCTATTGGGACTTGTGTCTTTGGGTGCAGTAGGGACCGTAGGATATAAAATCAAGAAAAGGAATATTTAATTAGTTTGTATTAAAAATAAAAATATTGATTGAAAATAAAATATACAATGACCTTGAGGATAAAAATTTTCAGATAGTTTTTATTCAATATAAGATGAAAATAGATAATTAATCAGATAAAAATATAAAAGAAATATTCAATCAACTTAGGTAAAAAAATATATCTGAGTTAGGAATATAAAAATAAATATGTACATATTTATTAAAAAAAGTTACCCGGATGATTTCACTCAGCAGAAATCATCTTGATATAAAGGTAAGATTTAAAACACCAATACTAAAAAAGACCCTACCCCGATGGGTCTTTTTTAGTTCGATGTTTGTTAAAATTTATAATTTATGGTATAATTATTAGCTGAAAATAGAAAAAATCCCTAGCACGAGGTTTACATATGAAATCGAAACTAAAGTCCAAATTGAATATATTGCTAATAATATTGATAGGAATATTTGTGGTTGGATGTCTTGCTCAGGTATATTCGACGAATACCTTTTATAAAATGGATAAAGTCAATTACTATAATATCGATGAGTTAAAAATATCTGCAAAATATCACCGCGGAACTAAAGACATGGGTGTATTTATTGTCAATGATTTAAATCAAAATGCGAAAGATACATGGTTTATGGTAGAAGAGTTTGCAAAACTCGGATATCATGTATATGTCTTTGATTTGCCGAGTCAGGGACATACAAAAGGCAGCGTTGAGTTTGGATATAAACAAAGTGAATATCTTGCAGAACAGTATTATACCGGAGTAGTTGCTTTTTCTCAGCTTGCAAAATTAAATGAAGAAAATATACATATTATCGCAAGCGGTGTTTCTGCGAGAACGGCTCTTCAAACCGCGACAAAAGGATTTTTTGATCCAAAAGATTTAACACTTATTTCAACACAAACAAATATTTTAGATAAACTTGATTTGGATGTAATTAACTTCGTTAAAGAAGAAGATGTTAAATTCATGAAGGATTTGAGTGCGTCAAATCCGGGAGAAAATATACATTTGATTACTTCTAACTTAAATAATAAATCCAGTGTAGCAGAAAATGAAGCTCTGAAACAAAGGCTTGAACAGGGTTCAACAGGTGCTGTCAATGAGAATGAAGTCACTCTTTCCGTTGTAAAAAATGTTCTTCCTATAAATGAAATTGAAAATAAAAGTGTTATTGACGAAACCGTAAGTTATATAGCATCAAGAGACGGATATCAATATATGCCAAATATGTTTTTGACAGTAAAAAGTTTTATGAGTGTATTCTTGAGCCTATTGGCACTTGCGATTATAATTCTTGCTTATAAAATCAAAGGTAAAGATTATTATAAAGAAAAAGGAAGTATTCCTTTCAATAAGGAATTTGTGATATCTAAACTTCTTGCAGTATTGCCTGCGGGCATCTTGGTATTCCTTCTTCCAGTTGCAATATACTTTTTGGCTAGTCCTATTATTGCCGTTCCGTATTTTGTTCTTGTTAAAATATCATTGATATCATGTTATGGAATAGTAATATTTTATTTATACTATAGGACTACGATTGCAAATGATATAGGAAGTCAAATATTTTATAAGGATCCTAAGGATAATGTAAAAGGCGGATTAGTTGTTACGGGATTGGTTCTTGTAATGTTATATCTGCTTTCCGTGTCGGGAAATAATATAGTCTTTAATGTATTCTCAATGAAGACACTTTGGCTTATAGTATTTAGTATATTTGCTTATTTTATATTTTATATAGAAGAGAGAGAAAAAGAAGTTATGATCGCTTCCCAGCTTCAAAGATTTATGATGTCATCATTCAACTTTTTGGTCATTTTGATAGTTGCCATAATACTTTTGATTATGGGACAATTTGTTTTGGCACTTGATTTTGTGGGGCTTGGATTTGACATTGTATTTGTGCTTGCTGTAGGAAAACTTTTAAAAGCCGTTAATTCTCCTACAAGGTTCAATGCATTGGTTCAGTCGGCCATCCTTTGCGGACTTATGTTAGCTCAAACAGTTTTATTTTTCTAATAAAAGATTTAAATGCTGTCGTATGGCAGCATTTTTTTTATATAAAATTTGTAGAATTTTCTTAATGATACTGAGTATTATTAAGATGTGATTTTTAATGATTTATTAATATTTTTTATCTGATTTGGATAAAAAAGTATTTACTTTAAATTAAATTAAGTATATAATACGTAAATACTTTGAATATCAAAGAATTTAGGAGGACTATATTTATGTTAGAAGATATTAAAAAAGTGTTGGTAGATGCATTGGATATTGATGAAAATCTTATTACTCCTGATGCGAGATTAAAAGAA
The DNA window shown above is from Anaerofustis stercorihominis DSM 17244 and carries:
- a CDS encoding leucine-rich repeat protein, which translates into the protein MKSKRLLAVMLSGFMVLGSMTPVFAEEVKNENTNDNAVVSEEQQVTDVNNSEEVKDNEKAVITNKDKTAEDEKKSDESTSSNETSKSVKSTSKTAKAVVENKTDETTGLEFSYDEDTNKATITGIGSFSGDVLEIPKKVKASDTGEYEVTAIGEAAFSGESLTSVEIPNNVISIGASAFNNCTSLTACTFEKGSKLTSISIYTFYNCNKLEEIIIPNSVMGISYYAFSLCSSLTKCIFEKDSSLRAITEHAFEGSGLKSIEIPKSVISLESNVFKDCTDLTSCTFENGINLTEIKESTFENSGLNSFKIPKTVETIQSDVFKDCTNLTSIDSEEGSVLKDIYDCVCGDTNLKTIRLTSDILNAVNIGYLNDTGDFIHGVKFIGHSGNIDDDPSPLYRWFRSGKDDGDGSWEFSSEGVCHGTSEVTETKVEPTCANAGSITYSAGTCACGNEVSDEVTLEIPATGNHTFDKTVVDKTATCSEKGKEHKICSVCNDIDYDSYKDIDMIPHIFDKTVVDKAATCAEEGSNHVECSVCNTKKENSDETIGVIPHKFDKEVVDKEATYTEEGSKHTECRVCGTKKEGSDVVIQKLVKKDESNNNNNNGDSTSNGSTVTNTGSDKTSVNNPQTSDEMNMVLYVLLGLVSLGAVGTVGYKIKKRNI